In Haliotis asinina isolate JCU_RB_2024 chromosome 16, JCU_Hal_asi_v2, whole genome shotgun sequence, the following are encoded in one genomic region:
- the LOC137267596 gene encoding Parkinson disease protein 7 homolog — protein MPSAIVLLAAGAEEMETVITVDVLRRGGIDVTLAGLNGTDPVLCSRQVNVVPDKSLDDALKSTPYDVVILPGGGTGAKNLRESEAVGKLLREQEGRDALVAAVCAGPTALKVHGIGKGKTVTSHPGVADEFKEGDYKYSEERVVQDGKLITSRGPGTCFEFALKIVEALQGVEKAQSLVSPMLVKL, from the exons ATGCCGTCAGCTATTGTACTGTTGGCCGCAGGAGCGGAAGAGATGGAGACGGTCATCACAGTGGATGTCTTGCGCAGGGGCGGG ATTGACGTGACATTGGCTGGACTTAATGGCACTGACCCTGTGTTATGTAGTCGTCAGGTCAATGTTGTGCCAGACAAGAGTCTTGATGATGCCTTGAAGTCGACACCATATGATGTCGTAATTTTGCCAGGAGGTGGTACAGGTGCCAAGAATCTTCGCGAG TCTGAAGCTGTAGGGAAACTGCTCAGGGAACAGGAAGGACGAGATGCACTGGTGGCAGCTGTATGTGCAG GACCAACCGCGCTTAAGGTACATGGCATCGGTAAGGGGAAGACTGTCACCTCACATCCTGGAGTGGCAGACGAGTTTAAGGAAG GTGACTACAAGTATTCCGAGGAACGAGTTGTCCAGGATGGCAAGCTGATCACCAGCAGAGGCCCGGGAACGTGTTTTGAGTTTGCCCTGAAGATTGTAGAGGCTCTTCAGGGAGTTGAGAAGGCTCAGTCCCTTGTCTCACCAATGTTGGTCAAACTGTAA